The following nucleotide sequence is from Gemmatimonadaceae bacterium.
TTAGCAGGGATGACGCAGCGCGAGGCGGCTAAGGCGCTTGGTCGTTCTCAGAGCTTCATTGCGAAGTCGGAGTCCGGCGAACGGCGGGTCGACATAATCGAACTGGCGCAGTTCGCCGCGGTGTACGAAAGACCTCTCAGGTTCTTCCTCCCACAATCGCTACGCTAGAT
It contains:
- a CDS encoding helix-turn-helix transcriptional regulator, producing the protein MSTREHESSRARWPKLYNEFRVCLVEARELAGMTQREAAKALGRSQSFIAKSESGERRVDIIELAQFAAVYERPLRFFLPQSLR